In a genomic window of Quercus lobata isolate SW786 chromosome 4, ValleyOak3.0 Primary Assembly, whole genome shotgun sequence:
- the LOC115986910 gene encoding uncharacterized protein LOC115986910 isoform X1: MAVAAFKSSSRRGNPTTTNSNTAKVSRDTSPKKAPIRRSRSVSAFSRTSANNSTETSTTISSDFLNKRDNPLFWSSSTAKSPPELEPQCSNGGEDSRRGRSVTRNSGVGIGSNKGAGMEAARSLSSVGTAAARRNRSVSRGPVSRRWDVTSESEADQEGNLSKDFKNRRDWSVVSNNTKKGGLVRSSSGVWSSQDSPFRHSDGSATTLSCSQSANREDKASTASSLSGAEDKTIKAVCGKTKSVQGDNVEADTTTSGIYETVRSEVRRAISEIQNDLEIAIRKSKTTAIATNNIADIPPDLVNPDAVELVLDIRREYAIKLEQSLERARKLQADLAVEEHRGHELSRILKEILPDPKTPNVPKSRPGRKTSIERRKMSKRLEEEAMNYFDECVSLSTFDSSDFSSPEDPPFDLATPVGDSILPQASLGASATNFTKSSLNTKQAQESDSPGQFMNGDDASRLTASSDSKEPKLDPVSQDSANSKRSQKFQFTLAGKTTETFELQQDIKKYIRTFEKHDVVSENNRSNCYNMDEYNLQASAQSLLFDKVILKNRIESGSLLVCGGITVSFSPFASII, from the exons atggcGGTGGCAGCTTTCAAATCCTCGTCCAGAAGAGGAAACCCAACAACCACAAACTCAAATACTGCCAAAGTAAGCAGAGACACTTCTCCAAAGAAAGCCCCAATACGAAGATCTAGAAGCGTCAGTGCTTTCTCTAGGACTAGTGCCAACAACTCCACCGAGACTTCTACTACTATTTCCTCTGATTTCTTGAACAAGAGAGACAACCCTTTGTTCTGGAGTAGCTCTACTGCTAAATCACCTCCAGAACTCGAGCCTCAGTGCAGCAATGGTGGTGAAGATAGCAGGAGAGGTCGCTCTGTCACCAGGAATAGTGGTGTTGGTATTGGGAGTAATAAGGGAGCTGGGATGGAGGCTGCCCGGAGTCTGTCGAGTGTTGGAACGGCGGCCGCCCGCCGCAACCGCTCGGTGTCGCGGGGCCCGGTGTCGAGGCGCTGGGATGTGACTTCTGAG AGTGAAGCTGATCAAGAAGGTAATTTATCTAAGGATTTCAAGAATAGACGTGATTGGAGTGTAGTAtctaataatacaaaaaaaggTGGCTTAGTAAGAAGTAGTTCTGGTGTATGGTCTTCTCAGGATTCCCCTTTCAGGCATTCAGATGGTTCCGCTACAACTTTG TCTTGTTCACAAAGTGCAAATCGGGAAGATAAAGCATCCACGGCAAGTTCTTTATCTGGAGCTGAAGATAAAACTATAAAAGCAGTTTGCGGAAAAACGAAG TCAGTCCAAGGGGACAACGTGGAAGCTGATACTACTACTAGTGGTATATATGAAACTGTTCGTTCTGAAGTGAGGCGTGCTATCTCTGAAATCCAAAATGACCTTGAAATT GCTATCCGAAAGAGTAAAACTACTGCTATTGCGACGAACAATATAGCTGATATCCCTCCCGACTTGGTAAACCCAGATGCAGTTGAATTAGTTTTGGACATCAGAAGAGAATATGCCATAAAGCTTGAGCAG TCCCTTGAACGTGCTAGAAAACTTCAAGCAGACTTGGCTGTGGAGGAGCACCGCGGACATGAGCTGAGTAGAATTCTGAAGGAAATACTTCCAGATCCTAAGACCCCTAATGTGCCAAAGTCTCGACCAGGAAGAAAA ACTAGCATTGAAAGAAGAAAGATGTCAAAGCGTCTAGAAGAAGAAGCCATGAATTATTTTGATGAGTGTGTATCATTATCAACATTCGATAGTTCTGACTTCTCATCACCAGAGGACCCACCATTTGATCTTGCTACCCCAGTTGGTGACAGTATACTACCCCAAGCAAGTTTGGGTGCTTCAGCTACCAACTTTACCAAGAGTTCCTTAAATACTAAACAG GCACAGGAATCAGACAGTCCAGGTCAGTTCATGAATGGTGATGATGCGTCAAGACTAACAGCCAGCAGTGACAGTAAGGAGCCCAAGTTGGATCCAGTAAGTCAAGACAGTGCCAATTCCAAAAGAAGCCAGAAATTTCAGTTCACCCTTGCTGGCAAGACAACTGAAACTTTTGAGCTTCAACAGGACATTAAGAAGTATATCAGAACTTTTGAGAAACATGATGTTGTCTCAGAGAACAACAGATCAAACTGTTACAACATGGATGAATATAATCTGCAAGCCTCAGCTCAAAGCTTGTTGTTTGACAAGGTCATATTGAAAAACAGAATTGAGTCCGGTAGTTTGCTTGTGTGTGGTGGTATCACTGtttcattttctccttttgCTTCTATCATCTGA
- the LOC115986910 gene encoding uncharacterized protein LOC115986910 isoform X2 has product MAVAAFKSSSRRGNPTTTNSNTAKVSRDTSPKKAPIRRSRSVSAFSRTSANNSTETSTTISSDFLNKRDNPLFWSSSTAKSPPELEPQCSNGGEDSRRGRSVTRNSGVGIGSNKGAGMEAARSLSSVGTAAARRNRSVSRGPVSRRWDVTSESEADQEGNLSKDFKNRRDWSVVSNNTKKGGLVRSSSGVWSSQDSPFRHSDGSATTLSCSQSANREDKASTASSLSGAEDKTIKAVCGKTKSVQGDNVEADTTTSGIYETVRSEVRRAISEIQNDLEIAIRKSKTTAIATNNIADIPPDLVNPDAVELVLDIRREYAIKLEQSLERARKLQADLAVEEHRGHELSRILKEILPDPKTPNVPKSRPGRKTSIERRKMSKRLEEEAMNYFDECVSLSTFDSSDFSSPEDPPFDLATPVGDSILPQASLGASATNFTKSSLNTKQESDSPGQFMNGDDASRLTASSDSKEPKLDPVSQDSANSKRSQKFQFTLAGKTTETFELQQDIKKYIRTFEKHDVVSENNRSNCYNMDEYNLQASAQSLLFDKVILKNRIESGSLLVCGGITVSFSPFASII; this is encoded by the exons atggcGGTGGCAGCTTTCAAATCCTCGTCCAGAAGAGGAAACCCAACAACCACAAACTCAAATACTGCCAAAGTAAGCAGAGACACTTCTCCAAAGAAAGCCCCAATACGAAGATCTAGAAGCGTCAGTGCTTTCTCTAGGACTAGTGCCAACAACTCCACCGAGACTTCTACTACTATTTCCTCTGATTTCTTGAACAAGAGAGACAACCCTTTGTTCTGGAGTAGCTCTACTGCTAAATCACCTCCAGAACTCGAGCCTCAGTGCAGCAATGGTGGTGAAGATAGCAGGAGAGGTCGCTCTGTCACCAGGAATAGTGGTGTTGGTATTGGGAGTAATAAGGGAGCTGGGATGGAGGCTGCCCGGAGTCTGTCGAGTGTTGGAACGGCGGCCGCCCGCCGCAACCGCTCGGTGTCGCGGGGCCCGGTGTCGAGGCGCTGGGATGTGACTTCTGAG AGTGAAGCTGATCAAGAAGGTAATTTATCTAAGGATTTCAAGAATAGACGTGATTGGAGTGTAGTAtctaataatacaaaaaaaggTGGCTTAGTAAGAAGTAGTTCTGGTGTATGGTCTTCTCAGGATTCCCCTTTCAGGCATTCAGATGGTTCCGCTACAACTTTG TCTTGTTCACAAAGTGCAAATCGGGAAGATAAAGCATCCACGGCAAGTTCTTTATCTGGAGCTGAAGATAAAACTATAAAAGCAGTTTGCGGAAAAACGAAG TCAGTCCAAGGGGACAACGTGGAAGCTGATACTACTACTAGTGGTATATATGAAACTGTTCGTTCTGAAGTGAGGCGTGCTATCTCTGAAATCCAAAATGACCTTGAAATT GCTATCCGAAAGAGTAAAACTACTGCTATTGCGACGAACAATATAGCTGATATCCCTCCCGACTTGGTAAACCCAGATGCAGTTGAATTAGTTTTGGACATCAGAAGAGAATATGCCATAAAGCTTGAGCAG TCCCTTGAACGTGCTAGAAAACTTCAAGCAGACTTGGCTGTGGAGGAGCACCGCGGACATGAGCTGAGTAGAATTCTGAAGGAAATACTTCCAGATCCTAAGACCCCTAATGTGCCAAAGTCTCGACCAGGAAGAAAA ACTAGCATTGAAAGAAGAAAGATGTCAAAGCGTCTAGAAGAAGAAGCCATGAATTATTTTGATGAGTGTGTATCATTATCAACATTCGATAGTTCTGACTTCTCATCACCAGAGGACCCACCATTTGATCTTGCTACCCCAGTTGGTGACAGTATACTACCCCAAGCAAGTTTGGGTGCTTCAGCTACCAACTTTACCAAGAGTTCCTTAAATACTAAACAG GAATCAGACAGTCCAGGTCAGTTCATGAATGGTGATGATGCGTCAAGACTAACAGCCAGCAGTGACAGTAAGGAGCCCAAGTTGGATCCAGTAAGTCAAGACAGTGCCAATTCCAAAAGAAGCCAGAAATTTCAGTTCACCCTTGCTGGCAAGACAACTGAAACTTTTGAGCTTCAACAGGACATTAAGAAGTATATCAGAACTTTTGAGAAACATGATGTTGTCTCAGAGAACAACAGATCAAACTGTTACAACATGGATGAATATAATCTGCAAGCCTCAGCTCAAAGCTTGTTGTTTGACAAGGTCATATTGAAAAACAGAATTGAGTCCGGTAGTTTGCTTGTGTGTGGTGGTATCACTGtttcattttctccttttgCTTCTATCATCTGA